GCGCCACCACGGTTACATCATGCCCTGCTTTCGCCAAAGTATCGGCAAGGGTACGGATTCCTAGGGCAAAAATGCCGTCGTCGTTACTAATTAAAATGCGCATCTATATAATTGTATAATGGATAATGGATAGTTGATAATTATTTTATTATCTCTTGCCTCTTGCCTATTGCCCATTGCTTACCTTCACGACTTCATTTTTCCACATAACCTGATAATTTAGTGTGACAATTTACTTTCTTGCCTAGGGGAAATGTAAGAAGAAAATAATCAGATTATGATGTTTATTATCAACGAAAACAGAGGATTTGTAGTGTGATAGTTTACAAAAATCCTTTGATATTGATTGATTTTGGACTGTTTGAAGCAGTCTAATATAATTACATCATATAAAATTACCAGATAAAAAGTTATGAATAGTATTAATTCTACTAAGTATTTAGACCTTAAGTCTTTGGCAGGAATCTGGGATTTAATTCCCACTGAATTTGGCGATGCCTTGGCTCTTCATGATCCCCATAGTACCCCTGAAGTCAAGTTAACTTATCAAGAACTATATGGCAAAATCCAACTCTTTGCCACGGGTTTACAATCCTTGGGCATTGAAGCAGGGAATAAAGTTTCTTTGTTTGCCGATAATAGTCCCCGTTGGCTGATCGCAGATCAAGGTATTATTATGGCTGGGGCAGTGGATGCGGTGCGATCGAGTGTGGCAGAAAAAAATGAGTTACTCTATATTCTTGATGATAGTGATAGTGTGGCGTTGGTGGTTCAAAATTTGGAATGTTTACAAAAGTTGCGCCCTGAATTGGATAGTTACCCCTTAAAGACTGTTATTTTACTTTCCGATGAAGAATTTGAGGGGGGTTTGTCTTGTCCTGTATATAATTTCTTTAGCATCATGGATTTGGGAGTGCAGGGAAGTTTTACGCCCATCAAGGGAGATATTGATGATTTAGCTACCCTTATTTATACTTCTGGCACTACAGGTAAGCCCAAGGGGGTGATGTTATCCCATCGTAATTTGTTGCATCAGGTGCGTAATTTGGAGACTATTATTCAACCGTCTAAGGGCGATCGCATCTTAACCATATTACCTAGTTGGCATTCCTACGAAAGAGCCGCCGAATACTTCTTATTATCCCGTGGTACAACCTTAATTTATACCAGTATCCGTTACTTTAAACAGGACTTAAAAGATTACAAACCTAACTATATGGTAGGTGTTCCCCGTCTTTGGGAATCTATTTATGAAGGAGTGCAGAAAAACTTTCGTGATAGCGGTAAACAAAAATTAGTTAACTTTTTCCTCGGGATGTCCCAAGGTTACTTAGACGGTAAACGCGCCCAATCGGGATTAGACTTACAAAACCTGAACCCTAGCGGGATGGATAAATTTGTTGGCACACTAAAAACCATCGTTTTCTATCCCTTCCACATCCTAGGAGATAAATTGGTTTATACCAAAGTCAGAGAAGGTGTAGGTAATAGCATTAAAGCATGGATTAGTGGCGGTGGTTCCCTTGCCAAACACATCGATAACTTTTTCCAAATTGTCAATATTCCCCTATTAGTGGGCTACGGTTTAACCGAAACCTCCCCCGTTACCAATGCGCGTCGCATGAATCGTAATATCGTTGGTGCTTCTGGGCAACCCCTTCCCGAAACCGAAATTATGATCGCCCATCCTGAAACCAAAACCCCTTTACCCC
The sequence above is a segment of the Cyanobacterium stanieri PCC 7202 genome. Coding sequences within it:
- a CDS encoding AMP-dependent synthetase and ligase (PFAM: AMP-binding enzyme~COGs: COG1022 Long-chain acyl-CoA synthetase (AMP-forming)~InterPro IPR000873:IPR020459:IPR020845~KEGG: cyt:cce_1133 long-chain-fatty-acid CoA ligase~PFAM: AMP-dependent synthetase and ligase~SPTR: Probable long-chain-fatty-acid CoA ligase), which codes for MNSINSTKYLDLKSLAGIWDLIPTEFGDALALHDPHSTPEVKLTYQELYGKIQLFATGLQSLGIEAGNKVSLFADNSPRWLIADQGIIMAGAVDAVRSSVAEKNELLYILDDSDSVALVVQNLECLQKLRPELDSYPLKTVILLSDEEFEGGLSCPVYNFFSIMDLGVQGSFTPIKGDIDDLATLIYTSGTTGKPKGVMLSHRNLLHQVRNLETIIQPSKGDRILTILPSWHSYERAAEYFLLSRGTTLIYTSIRYFKQDLKDYKPNYMVGVPRLWESIYEGVQKNFRDSGKQKLVNFFLGMSQGYLDGKRAQSGLDLQNLNPSGMDKFVGTLKTIVFYPFHILGDKLVYTKVREGVGNSIKAWISGGGSLAKHIDNFFQIVNIPLLVGYGLTETSPVTNARRMNRNIVGASGQPLPETEIMIAHPETKTPLPQGEKGLVFIRGTQVMQGYYKKPEATAKAINEDGWFDSGDLGWVTPDNDLVITGRAKDTIVLSNGENIEPQPLEDVCLRSAYVDQIMLVGQDQKYLGALIVPNLEALSAWAKENKVSLKIPDTGASREEVENSDLYSKEVMSLFKQELNREVKNRPGYRPDDRIAVFELILEPFSIANGMMTQTLKVKRPVVTNHYQDMIDAMF